TGCATTGTCCGCTTAATGATTGAGTGGAGTCGTGACAGGTGAAACCGAATACACATACGCCATGAGGAGCTGCATCGGGCGCGAGTTTCTGTAGGTCCCCGTCGGTACGGCTATCGCGACCAGACAACCGTGAGCCCGAATTGTGGGACCACCGATGGGCGTCTGCTCCCAAAAACCTTCGACGGTACCCCTTTCATGCTAGTGAGCCGATCTTTTCGTGCGGGCCATTCGCGATCGGCGCCACCCACATCTCACGGAACTACCGGATGGAATTTGCAATTCGATATCTTAGACGAGGGATGTATTTAGAAACCAAGGTCAAATAATTGAATGAAGCTGCGTAGAATGCTTATTGTACACAACATTACGATATGTTTTACGGCGAGAGAAAAaccagttttaattttaatataaaacaagtgTTTTCTCTAGACAAGATTTGCATGAGAttgtttgcaatattttttatcattcaatattatataattaatttagttacGAATGGAAAGcaaatagtttatttaaatttgacatAAAGTAGTGATGTTCTTTATACTGATTCAGTTGCATTCCGAAGTTTGGTTTGCGAGGAATATTTCTGATTACTGTATAAAGTGCTATGTTctcattaaacatttaatataattagacACAATCAATTGGttagatttatttatgatttttcgtatttattgacataatgaaattatgacgctattgaaatattgtgTGGATGGTTGTAATTGCGCACGGCGATTTCTCATGTCTATAAGAAAACCTGAAGAAGCGTTAATCGCATACCATTACGGCGACTAATTGACACGCACCGGCCTCTATTTCGCCATATAAGCAAGTACTGCATGCGCACCGTGTCTAATATCAAATTGCACCTTCCATCGCGCGTCTATTTTATACTTGACACTTGGATAACGATGCACGGCAGATACATTGCAATACCGTAGACATAGATGTTTTGATCTATGTAGGTCATCTATGGTTGAATACCGTTGTAATCAGATCTGCTTCGGTATGTTGACTTGATCTAGATTATTCAATCAAGTAACGATctctctaaaatatttctgtgctcgaattaaatgtttctgaaattaCAAggttggtaaaaaaaaaaattaagtaataatcGATACTTCACTGCCGTTCATTAGAAGcaacaatttcaaaaagttattattataaattatatttttatcaattatgcATCTtccatattataataatatgcgcAATGCGTAATACAAAAACATATGAGAATATATATTGAGAGATTAGTTTTATCAGAATAATTCTCagagaacttttttatcaattcaaATATTCTTAGATGGATCCTTCGCATCTGGAATTGGcatcattaattaatgtatctcAAGAGTCTGAAGCGCGTATACACACATAGAAAGGCCTTAAATTGTCTTATTCGTCGGCCGACGCGTAATCCGATTTGTTTCGCGAACGATCTGATTGCGCGACCTTCTTCAACTTTCTCGCCCTAACTCTTGCCGACATTGCTTCTTATCTCCCGGCATTCTCCTCGATTCCGTTTAAGACCCCATGCGACTGGAAAGatttttgttgatttttttattcccgCTCACTTACCGCGCATATATACGCGCCGAGCGCGCCTCTTCTTGTTTCGCGATCGGTGATTTACGTCGCGGACCACGCTGCCACGGTAATAGTCCGTTAATTGATCCCGGATTCCCCTCCGTATGCTTCCAGATACGCGGGAGACGGGTTTCGTGAACGCCATCACCGCCGCCGGAGTTACTTATGCGGTTACCAGAGCCTGCACTATGGGTGACCTCGTGGAATGCTCCTGCGATAAGATGACGAAGGGTAAAAGCTTGCTCCTTTAGTTTTTCTTGTGATTCAATTCACGCATCAATTTcttatcattttcttattgGAACGCGCTGTAATTTATAGgcttttaaaaactttttccaaATTGTTCAAATGATTATTATTCGTTAGAATAAGTAAagggaataatttttattatatttctctgcCATAAAGAAAATcagtcagaaaaatatttggttATTTGGATTAATGAGTGCGAAAAATTGCGGATTGTGCATACGATATCGTCATCGCGATTATTTTTTGGAtatgagagaaaatggcagtTCTTTCGCAGGTAACCGTTTGGCTAAATTTGCGCGTACAGCCGAAGCTAAGAAAAGTTTGCCAACAGAAGGAGACTGGGAATGGGGAGGATGCGGCGATAACGTAAACTTCGGCTTCAAAAAATCTCGAGAATTTATGGATGCCCCATATCGTAAACGGAGCGACATTAAGACGTTGGTGAAGCTTCACAACAACGACGCTGGTCGTCTGGTgagtcatttttatatatttattcttcacGCGCGTTTCTTGTTGATGCACGTGTTTCTATTTAATTGcttgctttttattttgtcgtaAACTAATAAGCATCGGCACagcactaatttttttttacaattcgaATTCTTATACcagtatttatataatttataattattcaacttttggaaaatattcttataatcGCCAAAAATTATGAAGTACAACGGAagaattatactttattatatcaagggtatatttattcgaaaaaatttacaaagagTTCAATAATGGCATAAAATATCGCACGTTTTAACTTTGCTTTTCTTACTAATGCTGATATATCTTCAAGATTCTAACAAACTCAATTAGGCGCTATTATGGCTATTATGACTAATAGGTGATAGGATTTGTATCGATAACAGATAGCGTTTAATTGGCATTCTGTCGATTTCTCATTCTTCGACGAATTAGAGCTGGATTTCGCTTTGTCGTTACTAGAATTTTAGAGCTGCCGggcttttttttatcaaaggTGTGCAATTGAACACACATACATTGCCATCCGACACTTACATTCGTTCCTCAGGCCGTACGCAACTTTATGAGAACCGAGTGCAAGTGCCACGGACTTTCCGGATCTTGCACGGTGCGCACTTGTTGGCGCAAGATGCCGCCGTTTCGGGAAGTCGGCAACCGTCTGAAAGAGTCTTTCGATGGCGCGGCCAAAGTTATTCCCAGCAATGACGGTCACAGCTTCATCACCGAGGGCCCGACTATCAAGCCGCCCGGTAGATTCGACTTGATCTACAGCGAGGACTCGCCGGACTTTTGCAAGCTGAACCGGAAGACCGGCTCGCTAGGTACGACGGGTCGTCTATGCAACGCGACTAGTCCCGGGGTCGAGGGCTGTGAGCTCCTCTGCTGCGGCAGGGGTTACGACACCAGGATCGTAAAGGAGAAAGTTAATTGCCAGTGCAGGTTTCGGTGGTGCTGCGAGGTCACGTGCAACACATGCCTCGTGAAGAAGACCGTCAACACTTGCCGTTAGTGTCGATGTAAGTCGAGAACTTTTCGTATATATGACAGCGTCGAGGATCTGGTTGATGTGATAGCTGCTTCTGCCTGTGTTAGATGGTTAGAAGAGACGGAGGAGATAATGCCGaggatttattttcttttcgtaaGTCTCATTGTGGATAGGTGCCATAACGATAgatcaaaagataataatcgAAGTCGCAAAGTTCGGCAGAGAATCGCAGTATTagttgtagaaaaaaaatgcatctctctctctctctgtgttTAACAACAAAAAGAGATATTCAGCAATCGAGTTCGGAGATAGTTTAATATTGATACTTGACGTGATAAAAACTTTTCGACTTCTGTCGTCGTCATCCAACTGTTGATCCAACTGTTCGGTTGCGAGCGTGATACATAATGTGCTATATAATCGCGTTTGTAATATATCGATTTCTAGGATACGGCTTGATCGTGAACGTTCAACGATGAACGTTCGGATGATATGTGATTTACGATTTATCGCGATCGCACAGATCTGGGTTGAATCTCGCTTACTTAGAGACGTGCGGTAGATTTTCTCGAGAGATTTATCGACGCGCAAACGCGAGGAGCGGGATCGAGGACGTCAGTAGTGCATGCGCGAGCCGAGTCAGACGCGAGCCGCAACGAGATTCCTCGCGTTTGCGAGACAGTTCGTATCTTTGACTATATATCTATGAATTGCTGATGGTTAATAGTGCAGATTTATATCTAAACTCAATGTTTtggcgataaaaaatataacatatatgcaTGTTATGCCGCTTTAAAGCAATTTCATTGGAACATATGCTTAAATCTCGcgaaaaagatttattgaaTGTAGAATTTCATATGAATTTCATAGATAAAATATCACTGGCTATATAGATTGTGGTCAAAGATTTTTATCGTTAAGTGCTGAGGCAGGTTCTAAGTTTTCGTCGCTCTCTAGGCCTTTGTTAGACTGCCACCTTCTtcaaacaagataaaaatagtagTTTCTGGCAATGTTGTCcacaaacaatttttcaaatcttagcgataaaaaatattttcaagttttaacgataaatcttgctaataaaaaaatactttggaATTCTATGAagccataaaattttaaatttttttaacgaaaatgAACTATTCTAACGGGGTCTAGTGAATTTCCTGTTATGTAGAATAGATCCTACATATAATAGTTGTTATCAGCATCGCCTACGCCGCGCGAGGCGATTATTTTCTACTCGGGCTTTCCACGTATCTCCAGTGCTCGTAACACATATTAAGATATACGTAAATAgtatataatgaatttatgtAAAGTATGTTCGTCGAATAACGTTCGCATCATAACGCGCCGGCGTTTGCATAGTAATATCCGGTGAATCGCTTTTCCGCTTGAATCGCTGCGAGGTCGAACTCCGAGCGAACTCCCAAGTGACGAATTCGAATTAATAGCGCGTTAGAAATATATCAATGGCGAATCGGATTTTCGTGTAAATTCTTTCGTTCGGAGAAAACTTGGGAATTCGCTTTCGTTTTACATACATCGTGTATTATCAAATTCTGCTGCTTTTTCCTCGCGTGACATAAGCTTTGTGCCATAAGTTGCAGTTCGATCGATCAACACTTGCCATATCAATCAACGAGTACGCAAGGGTTTCTTTATTCCTCGATTGCTCCTTATTAGTTTTCGAATTTTACCGCATTACAGGGCTTTCTCTTCTGTGTATATAAGACTGAGCTATTAAAGTTTATACTTTTGCGCAATATGTGAGAGTTAGGtgtcgataaaattatatttagaggCGAATCTCGTTTGCTACTGTTAAGATTTACTGATTTAATAGCAGCGACAATCTATCTTTTAGCCTAAATATATaagaggaaaaaatatatgaacaatTGTATTCCAAATTACAGCGTTTATTCAATTTAGCTTTACTTCAAATGAGTTATCTTTTGTGTCATTGAGATTACAGGTAagtgaaaatatattctacatacttttatttataacgatGTCTCATATAATGCGTGAATACAGCAATATCTAACACAAATAGTGTATATTGTACATTCcaaattatttgtttgctgaatattaaatttaaaaacaccGGAAATGAATTCTAAACAGTTAATATAGATCTATactatcaaatttattctgtttgcactttttattttctgtttcaaATTTTGGACTGAATGgatcaacaattttttcagCCTGTTGTTGACGTTAGATATTCTTGGTTTGcttttctctcttattttgaTGATTATTGTTTTGATAGGATACACTTTACACACAAAACCTTTCGTCAaactttcaataaaaaaagtgctaaaaaattaatctcgaAAGATACCTCAACACATTCTTGACGAGAAGTTTTTTTTGTCCCTTCGTTCTCACATGGGAACGTGATAATAAGGATAAATTAAGGAAACATAGAGAATTGGTAGGCCTCGTATATCAAAGTGCTGTGTAAAACATGAGTTTTTATCTGTAATTTAAGGTTTATACGACAGTCGCATGGGCAATAAAAGTCTACTGCCATTTCTTATAGAATAGTTTTACGGTTACTTTTAAGAAGAATTTCGCATAACCATAAAGCTGGCCATCGAAAACCCGCAGCCATATCACATTTACCACGTTTTGGCGATAGCGGAAGTCGTAAaatgaaaagagaaattttttatcttgcttTATCGTTTTCCAACTTAGCTATTTGATAacctttttcaatttttcattcttgataattgataaatatcttCTGACAAATTTACAGACATTGAAAAAAGTTTAGCTTTTTGGATTTAATATCAAGAGTACTgaacaaatattaacaattgtTAATATTAGTTCTGGAAGATTAAGTGTTCTATCGGAAACATGCACAGAACTTTTAATATCTATAGGTTCGCTTTATTCGATTGTTCATCTTTCCTTGCTTCAATTATAAAACGAGAAGGTTTACACacattcatatattattattgaattagaAATTTCATACATTATATTTGTGTATCGCGCGCGAAATAAACATACAGTATGAATATGAGATAATAAAAGAGGGAACAGCATGTAATCACAAACATTAAGTGGAACTTCTCAGCGTCCGTCAAATCATAGTCTAAGTAATGATATTCACAGGAAGTTTCCTACATAACATCACGAACGTCCAAGATTACTTGATCAACATCGGTCTACCACCAACGGTTCCGCGCATTCCCACACAAGCCACCCCAAAAAAAAGCCCTCTTTAAAGAAAAGACTCTTAGTGAGGCGAGCTTACACCCTCCAATTTAATACGTGACGCGGCACGGCGCGGCCGTGCGAGCGCGTCCGGGTAAAAGTCTCTTAATAGAGAGGTCGACCTCTCGGAGGTACGAAAGTGGTGAGGCGCAATTAGCCCCACCAAGGGGGACTGTCTGGACTCGATTAGCCCATGGCCAGGAGATTGGTCTGCCGCGGCACGACTGGGTGGTCCGAGCGGGGTAATTTTCGGCTGCCGTCGACGTTCCCCTTCGGGGGAAAAATGGCCCCTCGAAATTGGCCCCGGAGTTACCGCGCGCCGTGGGTCCGCGACGCCATTTTTAGAATCCACACCTCGCCCCTCGTCccttcccctccccctcctctcCACGCCGCCCCGCGTTCCCGATCTTCGTCTCCCCGAGGCCGGGAGCCGAGACGTGCCTCTGACAAAGATCTCGCCCGAGTGGAGAAGCGAGGGCTTCTCCGTAATTCAATTTTGGAGGAAAAAAACGCGGTACACACCGGTTATTACGCGCTGATGAAAACATTGGACCATCGGGAACGGTGTGAGAATGCGGTTTCAATCTTGGTTTTACCGTCGACCATCATCTCGCGCACAATGAAgtgatacaattttattgtttatttatttgcacgttagttgtcaaaatatatatcggGAATTTAGcgaataattatgtaaaggagagtaaaaatcatttttcacatataaatctatcttttaaaattgcattaactACTTATCGCTTCTAGATAAAAGAATGGAATTGTGGGCTTTATACTCGACTCGATTGCATCAACAGTCTGGTTTgggtaaatttaatttaattgttatccCGTCATGCATTATTGCCCCGAACAGAGAAGGCGAATGTATTATGAGACAAAGTTGTCTCTTGAGCGAGCAGTTGGCCGTGAGACCGCGCGTCAGCCGGAGGATGGGCCCTCGCGTATGCGAGGATCCGAGAGCGCGGGCTTTACGTACGACAGAAACTCTCCCACGGCGTACGACTGTCCGACACTGTTCCCGGAACGATTAGGCGCGGAACAATGGGGCCCGCGGAACGCACGTGGGTCGTGACGCGCGACAAAACCGCAAAATGCGACCGTGATTAATCGGCCTTGGCCGCCCTCTCTCCGGCCGCGCAAGAACACGTCGCACCACGGGAACGCGCCGTGACTCTATTTTCTCCTCTCCCGAGGCCTCATGTCTGGCTCGCGCAACCCTCCCGCGAGCGCGCGCTTAATGCGCGAGCACTCGCTCGCTCCACGTCTCGTGGAAGTCGATGATAAATTTCTGCGACAACGAGTGCCCGGTTTCTACATTCCTCGCGCGTCTCGGCGAAGGTACGATCTTTGTTGCATTTTTCGCGAATGCGGCTTGTATATTGCACATAATGTGGAAGCCATGTAAAGATTTGCGacgaaatttgcataattatgcGGTTCGTAAGACGTTTGTTACATTCGTCTAAAGATGcccattttaaatttcagtCTTGGTATAAACCAAAAAATACGTAGGACTATACTGATGATACCTTGAAATCAGTAAACAAACATATGAATAATAGCTTGTTTttatcgttaattaatttcagcaataattttgttatataataagattcatattataaatgtagacTACCGttgtttacattatataagTGTTTAAACGtcgcattatatatatattataaatttactctctatgaatatttataacgataatataaattaatactaaaGAAGAGGAATGTTATTAGCATTTTAAAGAAGCTTTTAGTCTTTCAACATATTAAAGAATACAgttacagatatatatatatatatatttttatacttttggaattttaatataatcagtTCTGTCTTC
This genomic window from Linepithema humile isolate Giens D197 chromosome 5, Lhum_UNIL_v1.0, whole genome shotgun sequence contains:
- the Wnt6 gene encoding protein Wnt-6 isoform X2, with protein sequence MEMRTVLVAICLLLVTPITGSFWTVGSQLVMDPMLVCKKTRRLKGKLADICRKEPSLLKEIAKGVQVGTRECQYQFRNRRWNCTTVRRSLKKILLRDTRETGFVNAITAAGVTYAVTRACTMGDLVECSCDKMTKGNRLAKFARTAEAKKSLPTEGDWEWGGCGDNVNFGFKKSREFMDAPYRKRSDIKTLVKLHNNDAGRLAVRNFMRTECKCHGLSGSCTVRTCWRKMPPFREVGNRLKESFDGAAKVIPSNDGHSFITEGPTIKPPGRFDLIYSEDSPDFCKLNRKTGSLGTTGRLCNATSPGVEGCELLCCGRGYDTRIVKEKVNCQCRFRWCCEVTCNTCLVKKTVNTCR
- the Wnt6 gene encoding protein Wnt-6 isoform X1: MYSIFFMISQIFHIVNAAIILIYFVFYRSTMQINRTTTPLLRIDRNESENQLRTYKLECNDRTVGSQLVMDPMLVCKKTRRLKGKLADICRKEPSLLKEIAKGVQVGTRECQYQFRNRRWNCTTVRRSLKKILLRDTRETGFVNAITAAGVTYAVTRACTMGDLVECSCDKMTKGNRLAKFARTAEAKKSLPTEGDWEWGGCGDNVNFGFKKSREFMDAPYRKRSDIKTLVKLHNNDAGRLAVRNFMRTECKCHGLSGSCTVRTCWRKMPPFREVGNRLKESFDGAAKVIPSNDGHSFITEGPTIKPPGRFDLIYSEDSPDFCKLNRKTGSLGTTGRLCNATSPGVEGCELLCCGRGYDTRIVKEKVNCQCRFRWCCEVTCNTCLVKKTVNTCR